A genome region from Chitinivorax sp. PXF-14 includes the following:
- a CDS encoding lytic transglycosylase domain-containing protein: MAAPVAAARAACAVLALCAWETIASAQEVPPPAYQLAAQRAGIPSPVLFAVALQESGARLHGRLIPWPWTLNVAGQAERYATRAEACAGLRRALARTPASRVDAGLGQVNLGYHAHRYEQPCDLLDPYRNLAIAADILVEQHAPGEDWMVAIGRYHRPTGGEPAARYRRSVHRHLARVLGPDASVSSNAFTRTRTP, from the coding sequence ATGGCAGCGCCAGTAGCCGCGGCACGAGCCGCATGCGCAGTGCTGGCCCTCTGCGCCTGGGAGACGATCGCATCGGCCCAGGAAGTGCCGCCGCCGGCTTACCAGCTCGCCGCACAGCGGGCGGGCATACCCTCGCCCGTGTTGTTTGCGGTCGCGCTGCAAGAGAGCGGCGCGCGGCTGCACGGCCGCCTGATTCCCTGGCCGTGGACCCTCAACGTCGCTGGCCAGGCAGAGCGCTACGCCACACGGGCCGAAGCCTGCGCCGGGCTGCGCAGAGCGCTCGCACGCACCCCGGCCAGCCGCGTCGACGCGGGCCTCGGGCAGGTGAACCTCGGCTACCACGCGCACCGCTACGAGCAGCCTTGTGATCTGCTCGACCCGTACCGCAATCTCGCCATCGCCGCGGACATCCTCGTGGAGCAGCACGCACCTGGCGAGGACTGGATGGTCGCCATCGGCCGCTACCACCGGCCCACCGGCGGCGAGCCGGCCGCCCGCTACCGCCGCAGCGTTCATCGGCACCTTGCCCGCGTGTTGGGTCCGGACGCATCCGTTTCTTCCAACGCTTTCACCCGGACCCGCACGCCATGA
- a CDS encoding integrating conjugative element protein — translation MKRILLVITLGLWSATAAVAQTTLQPTQTTAPQPLIVVEGRGGVSALPYYQALNPQDAGPAQPPAATPMPRVDNPSDEEADMLPVRSALLTPGDEPRRVIRAPGLSPLFLVGDDDRSRAWLRQPRAALQELRAVGLVVNVATAEALAALRRLAPGLTLSPVSGDDLAQRLGIRHYPVLITATGIEP, via the coding sequence ATGAAGCGCATCCTGCTTGTCATTACCCTGGGGTTGTGGTCGGCCACCGCCGCCGTCGCGCAAACGACCCTCCAGCCAACTCAGACGACCGCGCCCCAACCGCTGATCGTCGTCGAGGGCCGAGGTGGCGTATCGGCCTTGCCGTACTACCAGGCCCTGAATCCACAGGACGCCGGCCCGGCCCAGCCGCCTGCTGCGACACCGATGCCCCGCGTCGACAATCCGTCCGATGAGGAGGCGGACATGCTGCCGGTTCGCTCAGCGCTGCTGACGCCGGGCGACGAGCCGCGGCGCGTGATTCGCGCACCGGGCCTATCGCCGTTGTTCCTGGTGGGGGACGACGATCGCTCGCGCGCCTGGCTGCGGCAGCCGCGCGCGGCCCTGCAGGAACTGCGGGCGGTCGGACTGGTGGTCAATGTCGCCACCGCCGAGGCGCTCGCCGCGCTGCGCCGCCTCGCTCCCGGCCTGACGCTTTCACCAGTCTCCGGCGACGACCTGGCGCAACGGCTCGGCATCCGCCACTACCCGGTGCTGATCACAGCCACCGGCATCGAGCCTTGA
- a CDS encoding TIGR03759 family integrating conjugative element protein, which yields MKPGFATAIGLAVALTLVAAGGFAQSAPVANSRVTPSLMQNSTDAGLDERLARDWGLRPEEWARYRQLMQGPLGIYSPNLDPLTVLGIEARSDEERNRYAELQVQAESRRVGKTLAYQRAYDAAWKRLFPGQQRVNLPGARAPASGNMGPGRLAVFVKADCQPCEQRVRQLQAAGTAFDLYMVGSRQDDGRIRQWATQAGIDPARVRARTITLNHDGGRWLSLSLPGELPAVVREVNGQWQRQ from the coding sequence ATGAAGCCAGGCTTTGCGACCGCGATCGGCCTTGCCGTGGCGCTCACCCTCGTGGCGGCCGGTGGCTTCGCGCAGTCGGCGCCGGTGGCGAACTCCCGCGTGACCCCGAGCCTGATGCAGAACAGCACCGACGCCGGGCTGGACGAGCGCCTCGCACGGGATTGGGGACTGCGGCCCGAGGAATGGGCGCGCTACCGGCAATTGATGCAGGGACCGCTCGGCATCTACTCCCCGAACCTCGATCCACTCACGGTCCTGGGCATCGAGGCCCGCAGCGACGAGGAGCGCAACCGGTACGCGGAGCTGCAGGTGCAGGCGGAGTCGCGGCGCGTGGGCAAGACGCTGGCCTACCAACGCGCCTACGACGCCGCGTGGAAACGCCTGTTTCCCGGCCAGCAGCGCGTGAACCTGCCCGGCGCACGGGCTCCCGCTTCCGGCAACATGGGGCCCGGCCGGCTGGCCGTCTTCGTCAAGGCGGACTGCCAACCGTGCGAACAGCGCGTGCGCCAGTTGCAGGCGGCTGGCACGGCCTTCGATCTCTATATGGTCGGCAGCCGCCAGGACGATGGCCGCATCCGCCAGTGGGCGACGCAGGCCGGCATCGACCCCGCCCGGGTGCGGGCGCGCACGATCACGCTCAATCATGATGGCGGCCGCTGGTTGTCCTTGAGCCTGCCCGGCGAGCTGCCCGCCGTGGTGCGCGAGGTGAACGGCCAATGGCAGCGCCAGTAG
- a CDS encoding saccharopine dehydrogenase NADP-binding domain-containing protein — MSPPVIGIVGAGGSVGGAALDGLHTSPHWTLRAGYRSQSARKDDAADIDWRHVNADDAASLARFCDGCAVVLNAAGPSCRIGDRVARAADAAGADYVDAFGGAMLVRQLAARPLSLERRVIHSAGVYPGLSGVLPRWLAGQGFDRVHALRGWAGGRERCTPAAAADVLLSTLDGFGQAGVAWIDGRRVTDALPPRDEVELVGFPGRVHVQPFFSQEMEQLARELGLRDAHWSNVMPSGRTTETIAHWCGRLSARTDDSTLKHAISDLVETARQDVAGQAPYYRLVLEMDGERAGRPRYVRAVLNAPDSYRVSGTVAASAVSCLLDTPPAPGIHSADSVLAWEPLLDHLRRWGAVDSFSLVELPVNDAAVEAVIEEGTL, encoded by the coding sequence ATGAGCCCCCCCGTGATCGGCATCGTGGGCGCAGGTGGTTCGGTCGGTGGCGCGGCGCTGGATGGACTGCACACGTCGCCCCATTGGACATTGCGTGCCGGCTATCGATCACAGTCGGCGCGCAAAGACGATGCTGCGGACATCGATTGGCGGCACGTGAATGCCGACGACGCAGCTTCACTCGCCCGCTTTTGCGACGGTTGTGCGGTCGTGCTGAATGCGGCCGGCCCCTCCTGCCGCATCGGCGATCGCGTGGCGCGCGCCGCCGATGCAGCGGGCGCCGACTACGTGGATGCTTTCGGCGGCGCGATGCTGGTTCGGCAACTTGCCGCACGACCGTTGTCGCTCGAACGCCGTGTCATCCATTCCGCCGGCGTCTATCCCGGGCTGTCCGGCGTGCTGCCGCGCTGGCTGGCGGGGCAGGGGTTCGATCGCGTTCATGCGCTGCGCGGCTGGGCAGGCGGACGCGAACGTTGCACACCCGCGGCGGCGGCCGATGTGCTGCTCAGCACCCTGGACGGCTTTGGCCAGGCCGGGGTGGCATGGATCGACGGCCGGCGCGTGACGGACGCCCTGCCGCCGCGCGACGAAGTCGAACTGGTGGGTTTTCCCGGACGCGTCCATGTGCAACCGTTCTTCAGTCAGGAAATGGAGCAGCTTGCCCGCGAACTCGGGCTGCGCGATGCACATTGGAGCAATGTCATGCCAAGCGGTCGCACAACCGAGACGATCGCCCACTGGTGCGGACGCCTGAGCGCGCGAACCGACGACTCCACGCTGAAACACGCGATCAGCGACTTGGTGGAAACCGCCCGGCAGGATGTCGCCGGGCAGGCACCGTACTACCGTCTGGTTCTGGAAATGGATGGCGAACGGGCAGGGCGTCCGCGTTATGTACGCGCGGTCCTGAACGCGCCGGACAGCTATCGGGTGAGCGGCACCGTCGCGGCAAGCGCTGTATCGTGTCTGCTCGACACTCCCCCCGCACCGGGTATCCATAGCGCGGACAGCGTGCTGGCATGGGAGCCTCTGCTCGATCACCTGCGGCGCTGGGGTGCAGTGGACTCCTTCAGCCTGGTCGAACTGCCGGTGAATGACGCAGCCGTCGAGGCGGTGATCGAGGAAGGAACGCTATGA
- a CDS encoding PilL N-terminal domain-containing protein has translation MRPPARFFGFLSLYGVTACAVLAAGCATTSPLPNHALTTGAPGALAGAPELAVIAGASAGYVPVVRHGRYTLVELVPEPAQRDLMQQVVEVAIPPMFDASVGDALRHVLLHTGYRLCDAADASALYALPLPAAHLRLGPLTLRDALLTIAGPAWDLSVDDASRHVCFGRRAAPVSAISIVVPTGGVPSADQIEADGTREVQP, from the coding sequence ATGCGACCGCCCGCCCGTTTTTTTGGCTTCCTTTCCCTCTATGGCGTAACGGCCTGCGCCGTCCTGGCTGCAGGTTGCGCCACCACTTCGCCGCTGCCTAATCATGCCCTGACGACGGGAGCGCCCGGCGCGCTCGCCGGGGCTCCAGAGCTGGCGGTGATCGCGGGCGCTTCAGCCGGATACGTTCCCGTCGTCCGCCACGGACGCTACACCTTGGTCGAGCTGGTACCGGAGCCGGCACAGCGTGATCTGATGCAGCAAGTCGTTGAGGTCGCAATTCCACCCATGTTCGATGCGAGCGTGGGCGACGCCCTGCGTCATGTCCTTCTGCACACGGGCTATCGACTTTGCGACGCCGCGGATGCCTCGGCCCTGTATGCGCTTCCGTTGCCCGCGGCGCATCTGCGTCTCGGACCGCTGACGTTGCGCGACGCCCTGCTGACGATCGCCGGACCCGCATGGGATCTATCGGTCGATGACGCATCCCGCCATGTGTGCTTCGGGCGCCGAGCGGCCCCCGTTTCGGCCATTTCGATCGTGGTCCCGACCGGCGGTGTTCCAAGCGCAGACCAGATCGAGGCCGATGGGACTCGGGAGGTCCAGCCATGA
- a CDS encoding thioesterase II family protein produces MNPRPVKSLANSPWFRMYRPQPGATARIVCLPHAGGSASFFRGWVDYFPPTMELVAVQYPGREERINDAPVGSMPALVDALINEISPIIDRPYLLFGHSMGAAVAHELCLALMQRGLRLPLRLVVSAREPPIHHKGGRWHHATDAALCEEMVRLGGTPSVLLQSDELRSLMLPVIRNDYRLIETYRPPQYQPPLPIPLSAFIGREDGELTSKQAADWALFAAEVFELKSFPGGHFYLMEQRAAVVADLLHSFQAQTPCVSIWPSTP; encoded by the coding sequence GTGAATCCGCGCCCCGTCAAGTCGCTTGCGAACTCGCCATGGTTTCGCATGTATCGACCTCAGCCTGGCGCAACAGCGCGCATTGTGTGCCTACCGCATGCCGGTGGTTCGGCCAGTTTCTTTCGTGGCTGGGTCGATTATTTTCCCCCTACGATGGAATTGGTGGCAGTGCAGTACCCCGGACGCGAGGAGCGTATCAACGATGCGCCAGTCGGTTCAATGCCAGCTTTGGTGGATGCGCTTATCAATGAGATATCCCCCATCATCGACCGGCCCTATCTGCTGTTCGGGCATAGCATGGGCGCCGCTGTCGCCCATGAACTGTGCCTAGCACTGATGCAACGCGGTCTGCGCCTGCCGCTTCGTTTAGTCGTCTCCGCACGAGAACCCCCGATCCATCATAAGGGCGGCCGCTGGCATCATGCGACCGATGCCGCCTTGTGCGAGGAAATGGTTCGATTGGGAGGCACCCCATCCGTGCTGCTGCAGTCGGATGAATTGCGTTCTCTGATGCTGCCCGTCATCCGCAATGACTATCGACTGATCGAAACCTATCGTCCGCCGCAATACCAGCCCCCCTTGCCAATACCGCTCAGCGCCTTTATTGGCCGTGAAGATGGGGAACTGACATCGAAGCAAGCTGCCGACTGGGCGCTGTTCGCGGCGGAGGTGTTCGAGTTGAAATCATTTCCCGGCGGACACTTCTATCTCATGGAGCAGAGGGCCGCTGTTGTTGCCGATTTACTCCATTCATTTCAGGCTCAGACTCCATGTGTGTCGATCTGGCCATCGACACCTTGA
- a CDS encoding Gfo/Idh/MocA family oxidoreductase: protein MTQSSSRLRVIVCGTTFGQTYLNGIASLPDHFELAGILARGSTFARACAERYRVPLYTEVEALPPEIDLACVVVRSGVLGGAGSRLARALLELGIHVLQEQPLHPDELADLLRTARKTGCQYRLNGFYPNVAPVARFITAARYVLSQRQPLFLDAACSVHVLYPLIDVLGQALGRVRPWSFSLQAVAESDMGPFSCIGGRLGGVPLTLRVQNQFDPRDPDNHIHLFHQITLGTESGRLTLVDSHGQLLWHPRMRLERRDDGVIDLSAQHEALTLPVSSLIGPATAPSYYQAFNHYWTEAAARGLLDFRDAIQAGTQDAKLQQYMLSAAKAWVGLGTELGSPQEITPPDALPLAVDGIVAHLQTQART, encoded by the coding sequence ATGACCCAATCCTCCTCGCGTCTGCGGGTCATCGTCTGCGGCACCACCTTTGGCCAGACCTATCTGAATGGTATTGCCAGCCTGCCGGACCATTTCGAGCTGGCCGGCATCCTGGCACGTGGCAGCACCTTTGCGCGCGCCTGTGCCGAACGGTATCGGGTACCGCTCTACACTGAAGTGGAAGCATTGCCGCCGGAGATTGATCTCGCCTGCGTCGTGGTTCGGTCGGGCGTGCTCGGAGGAGCCGGTTCGAGGCTTGCGCGTGCATTGCTGGAACTCGGCATCCATGTGCTGCAGGAACAGCCCCTGCACCCTGATGAACTGGCGGACCTGCTGCGTACCGCGCGAAAGACGGGATGCCAATACCGGCTGAACGGCTTCTACCCGAACGTGGCACCCGTCGCCCGCTTCATCACCGCCGCCCGATATGTGCTCAGCCAACGTCAGCCGCTTTTTCTGGATGCCGCATGCAGCGTCCACGTGCTCTATCCGTTGATCGACGTCCTCGGGCAAGCGCTCGGCCGTGTGCGTCCATGGTCGTTTTCCCTGCAAGCCGTCGCAGAATCGGACATGGGCCCCTTCTCCTGCATCGGAGGGCGTCTCGGCGGCGTGCCACTAACGTTGCGAGTGCAAAACCAGTTCGACCCACGCGATCCGGACAACCACATTCATCTGTTCCATCAGATCACGCTAGGCACCGAAAGCGGCAGGCTGACACTGGTGGACAGCCACGGCCAACTGTTGTGGCACCCCAGAATGCGGTTGGAGCGACGCGACGACGGCGTCATCGACCTATCCGCCCAACACGAGGCATTGACGCTGCCGGTCAGTTCACTCATCGGTCCGGCGACGGCGCCATCCTACTATCAGGCATTCAACCATTACTGGACCGAAGCGGCGGCGCGCGGTTTGCTGGATTTCCGTGACGCCATTCAAGCGGGCACTCAAGATGCGAAGCTTCAGCAGTATATGCTCAGTGCCGCGAAGGCGTGGGTCGGCCTGGGCACAGAACTCGGATCGCCGCAGGAAATCACGCCGCCAGACGCCCTGCCGCTGGCGGTAGACGGCATCGTCGCACACCTCCAGACGCAGGCGCGAACGTGA